One stretch of Paenibacillus sp. FSL R5-0341 DNA includes these proteins:
- the iolE gene encoding myo-inosose-2 dehydratase codes for MSKLPFQLGIHPINWVGEDVKEHGDATTCAQILDDIQRLGLTGTEMGRKYPTDPAILREELSKRNINLVSQWKSVLFSDPAYRQSELDNYRKHAEFLQSMGSKVISTAEVGGSLHFDPRRTPNEKEVLRLSESEWHILAEGLNEAGAIAREHGLKLTYHHHGGTVVEQPDEIDRLMELTDPSLVYLLYDTGHAYYGGADPLELLRKHYDRIAYIHLKDIRPHVLDEARAEQSDFVGCIRRGVFTVPGDGCIDFAPILQELITRGYDGWAMLEGEQDPAIHNPYEYAKRSLNYMESLFQHS; via the coding sequence ATGAGCAAGCTGCCATTCCAGCTTGGGATTCATCCGATCAATTGGGTAGGTGAAGATGTGAAAGAGCATGGTGATGCGACAACGTGTGCACAGATTCTGGATGACATTCAGCGTCTTGGGCTGACAGGTACAGAGATGGGACGCAAATATCCAACCGATCCTGCTATACTGCGTGAGGAATTGAGTAAAAGGAATATCAATCTGGTCTCCCAGTGGAAATCAGTATTGTTCTCCGATCCAGCGTATCGTCAGTCGGAGTTGGACAATTATCGCAAACATGCAGAATTTCTGCAATCCATGGGTAGTAAGGTGATCAGTACAGCGGAGGTAGGCGGTTCACTTCATTTTGATCCAAGACGGACACCGAATGAAAAAGAAGTGCTCAGACTCAGTGAATCGGAATGGCATATCCTCGCTGAAGGATTAAATGAAGCAGGAGCCATTGCACGTGAACACGGGTTGAAGCTTACGTACCATCATCATGGAGGTACAGTGGTAGAGCAACCGGATGAGATTGATCGACTGATGGAGCTAACCGATCCTTCTCTCGTGTATCTGCTCTATGACACAGGTCATGCCTATTATGGCGGAGCCGATCCACTTGAACTGCTACGCAAACATTATGATCGGATCGCTTATATCCATCTGAAAGATATCCGCCCGCATGTGCTGGATGAAGCACGCGCGGAGCAATCCGACTTTGTCGGTTGTATTCGTAGAGGGGTGTTCACTGTACCAGGGGATGGATGCATTGACTTTGCTCCTATTCTGCAAGAACTGATCACACGAGGGTACGATGGCTGGGCGATGCTTGAGGGAGAGCAGGATCCGGCGATTCATAACCCGTATGAGTACGCCAAACGCTCCTTGAACTATATGGAGTCCTTATTCCAGCATAGCTGA
- the iolD gene encoding 3D-(3,5/4)-trihydroxycyclohexane-1,2-dione acylhydrolase (decyclizing): MTTIRLTMAQALLRFLDQQYISVDGVETKFVKGIIGIFGHGNVTGIGEALERSPGSLTYMQGKNEQGMVHTAAAYAKQKNRRQIYACTTSIGPGALNMITAAATATVNRIPVLLLPGDNFATREPDPVLQQLEVSSDYTISATDPFKAVSKYWDRIVRPEQLMIAATQAMRVLTDPAETGAVTLALPQDVQAEAYDYPESFFARKVHYLDRRPPVQAAIERATQQIARSRKPLLVAGGGVLYSEASAQLVEFAEAFGIPIAETQAGKSAVSWDHPLNVGAIGVTGSLAANRLAREADVVIGVGTRFSDFTTASRSAFQHPEVSFININLNSMDAAKLGGEAILADAREGLQTLQKELQQRQYRSAYGASEVADLRVEWNAEVDRLYGAQHEAGLAQTTAVGVVNRTIDPSSVIVCAAGSLPGDLHRLWRAAEPKTYHMEYGFSCMGYEVSGAFGAALAEPDREVYAMVGDGSYLMLHSEFVTSLQEQKKMTILLFNNNGFQCIHNLQREHGSDGFGNEFRYRESESGRLTGDYMPMDFAAHARSMGAKSYRAETAEQLEQALRDAKNETVSTLIEIPVVPGTNAGGYESWWNVGVPEVSAEEKVVRAHHTMQANRAKARPI; the protein is encoded by the coding sequence ATGACAACAATTCGACTGACGATGGCTCAGGCATTGCTTCGATTTTTGGATCAGCAATATATCTCGGTTGACGGGGTGGAAACCAAGTTTGTGAAGGGAATCATCGGTATTTTTGGACATGGCAACGTAACAGGCATTGGAGAAGCGCTGGAGCGTAGTCCCGGAAGCCTGACGTATATGCAAGGAAAGAACGAACAAGGCATGGTGCATACGGCAGCAGCCTATGCCAAGCAGAAGAACCGCAGACAGATCTATGCATGTACAACATCCATTGGACCTGGTGCTTTGAATATGATTACGGCAGCAGCTACCGCAACGGTAAACCGGATTCCGGTTTTATTGCTTCCTGGAGATAACTTTGCTACACGGGAACCAGACCCGGTGTTACAGCAGCTGGAAGTAAGCAGTGATTATACAATTTCAGCTACTGATCCATTCAAAGCCGTCAGTAAGTACTGGGATCGCATCGTTCGTCCCGAACAGTTGATGATCGCTGCTACACAGGCCATGCGTGTGCTAACCGACCCGGCAGAGACCGGAGCAGTAACACTCGCACTGCCACAGGATGTGCAGGCAGAGGCGTACGATTACCCGGAATCGTTCTTTGCCCGAAAAGTACATTATCTGGACCGTCGACCGCCGGTACAGGCAGCCATTGAACGGGCAACGCAGCAGATTGCCCGTAGCAGAAAGCCGCTGCTCGTTGCAGGCGGCGGCGTGTTGTACTCTGAGGCATCTGCTCAATTAGTGGAGTTCGCAGAAGCATTTGGCATTCCGATCGCCGAGACGCAGGCGGGTAAGAGCGCAGTCTCTTGGGACCACCCACTGAATGTGGGGGCCATCGGGGTTACTGGCTCTCTGGCAGCCAACAGACTGGCGAGAGAAGCGGATGTGGTGATCGGCGTCGGTACTCGGTTCTCGGATTTCACGACGGCGTCCCGCTCTGCTTTTCAGCATCCGGAAGTGTCATTCATCAACATTAACCTAAACAGCATGGATGCCGCCAAGCTAGGCGGGGAAGCCATTCTGGCAGATGCACGTGAAGGGTTACAGACTTTGCAAAAGGAATTGCAGCAAAGACAATACCGCAGTGCATATGGCGCATCCGAAGTCGCTGATCTCCGAGTTGAGTGGAATGCAGAAGTAGATCGGCTGTATGGAGCACAACATGAAGCTGGACTCGCGCAGACTACAGCAGTCGGCGTAGTTAACCGGACGATTGATCCATCCTCCGTTATTGTGTGTGCGGCAGGCAGTCTGCCAGGCGATCTGCATCGTCTATGGCGAGCGGCTGAACCAAAGACGTATCACATGGAGTATGGATTCTCCTGTATGGGGTACGAGGTAAGTGGAGCGTTCGGAGCAGCACTTGCCGAGCCGGATCGTGAAGTGTACGCGATGGTAGGGGATGGCAGTTATCTGATGTTGCATTCAGAGTTTGTGACCAGTTTGCAGGAACAGAAGAAGATGACTATTTTATTATTCAACAACAATGGATTTCAGTGTATCCATAATTTGCAGCGGGAACATGGCAGTGACGGGTTCGGCAATGAGTTCCGTTATCGTGAATCCGAGAGTGGACGACTGACCGGGGATTATATGCCAATGGACTTTGCAGCTCACGCCCGAAGCATGGGAGCCAAATCCTATAGAGCCGAGACAGCAGAACAGCTGGAACAGGCACTCCGAGATGCGAAGAACGAAACGGTGAGTACGTTGATTGAAATTCCGGTTGTGCCTGGAACCAACGCAGGTGGATATGAGTCGTGGTGGAATGTAGGTGTGCCAGAAGTATCTGCCGAAGAGAAGGTAGTTCGTGCTCATCATACGATGCAAGCCAACCGTGCCAAAGCAAGACCTATTTAA